The following proteins come from a genomic window of Lolium rigidum isolate FL_2022 chromosome 5, APGP_CSIRO_Lrig_0.1, whole genome shotgun sequence:
- the LOC124654931 gene encoding phosphoglycolate phosphatase 2-like, with amino-acid sequence MAQVLLTADAARSLVDSVDAFLFDCDGVIWKGDELIEGVPETLDLLRKMGKKLVFVTNNSRKSRRQYSKKFKSLGLDVTEEEIFTSSFAAAMFLKLNNFSPEKKVYVVGEDGILDELKLAGFECFGGPEDGKKSIMLEANFYFDHDKSVGAVIVGLDQYFNYYKMQYASLCIRENPGCLFIATNRDPTGHMTSAQEWPGAGTMVAAVSCSVQKEPIVVGKPSSFLMDFLLKSYNLETSRMCMVGDRLDTDILFGQNTGCKTLLVMSGVTTLPELQSASNTIHPDIYTNSVHDLVQLLEP; translated from the exons ATGGCTCAAGTGCTCCTCACCGCCGACGCCGCGCGGTCCCTAGTCGATTCCGTCGACGCCTTCCTCTTCGACTGCGATG GGGTGATTTGGAAGGGGGACGAGCTCATCGAAGGGGTCCCCGAGACGCTGGATTTGCTGCGGAAAATG GGCAAGAAATTAGTTTTTGTAACAAACAATTCTAGGAAGTCAAGAAGGCAATATTCAAAGAAATTCAAGTCACTTGGCCTTGATGTTACTGAG GAAGAGATCTTTACATCATCATTTGCAGCAGCCATGTTCTTGAAATTAAATAATTTCTCTCCAGAAAAGAAG GTTTATGTTGTTGGTGAGGATGGCATTTTGGACGAGCTCAAGCTAGCTGGTTTTGAATGTTTTGGTGGTCCG GAGGATGGCAAGAAAAGCATAATGTTAGAAGCGAACTTCTACTTTGACCATGACAAAAGT gTTGGAGCTGTCATTGTTGGACTTGATCAGTACTTCAACTATTACAAAATGCA GTACGCAAGCTTGTGTATTCGTGAGAATCCAGGCTGCCTTTTTATTGCGACCAATCGTGATCCTACTGGACATATGACGTCCGCCCAAGAATGGCCAG GAGCTGGAACTATGGTTGCTGCAGTAAGTTGCTCGGTGCAAAAAGAGCCCATTGTTGTTGGAAAACCTTCAAGCTTTTTGATGGACTTCCTGTTGAAAAG CTACAATTTGGAAACGTCGAGAATGTGCATGGTAGGGGATAGACTAGACACAGACATACTATTTGGCCAGAATACTGGATGCAAGACACTCCTTGTTATGTCCG GGGTGACTACCTTACCTGAACTCCAGAGTGCTTCAAATACCATCCATCCAGATATTTACACAAACTCCGTGCATGATCTCGTTCAGTTACTGGAGCCATAA